A DNA window from Augochlora pura isolate Apur16 chromosome 9, APUR_v2.2.1, whole genome shotgun sequence contains the following coding sequences:
- the East gene encoding enhanced adult sensory threshold isoform X3: MASREKKPLAPSKAKQKANNDSGLSTNEIKSRKGKTLSNLRQQQLARDILEAVATGSQLPPKLEATLPRKKVLRNLKRKQKLRVAKANLIKSKVPRKVANRNLCRLTSDVKKSVRTKRVKLAEESGAKTFDNNSKVLEQQINDIDIEGTGTETINRSAKNNLRTKKTKFITKSSEEIENEDTQDKDTDSIAGSSSKNSPKLSRKGRGLESPDLLTKSVKSTKFPGFKRSTIRDKDGCTKNIEGDIKSTKGRKSNSKDTDFGKVSNVDTKYSKSLLEAKSSIDLTIDEVIASMLSDSEIDGQQGVTEKIEGKVTRSRKMLVEDNIVTDIEIKKEPDREEAKSISDGENLGTDTFQNAIQLRKRSSTSIGQRSLRNGKLRQSDSGLSTDLDQKRRRRLNSDDPESSGSDPQTILPTAKDEASLKQEQLKNCDDSSQNGSETENNNNSDRVDRVSEIGPTLRSKTKAKSTEADVKNDNIKTDYTRVAPKSTEAQEDVKKVSNLDHVRKDNILAKFADKSKSRRSSLNIDMKKTVNSFYSTEKSDGNPKSQIDQMIENIKLTIAKSIENKIFGPEKGLGLSKNFEVPKIEEIVAPLSAESQKLGLEENTDEDKSANTKNEMKSDNSETNSVPKVADTAKEIEKLVMGDIEPAETHSQNIQESESHETDENNSMHNNNNNNNNNASESVQVTENSTENNCKTVEQHDEPNETSAVNEEPEKCSEQTDDQTAKTLEDAKKTIAIRKSPRISDKGSPDSSETKKLGKVANGKPVQKPDHGDDLPRDDSSKSASEKTVSNEEQTKEVAEPSKPSDESVSSAATGNSIEDVVAQLEESIQEEDKSNETLENEPENIWDISVNSEEGETLESISKEVERLVARDQPGNQPETDTGSVPDKEELSVKDTDEPSAPQTASSVSEQETTVNNIVAELEDESIVQETPEATENAKEAEAPTTVDEQDTKNDRNSCQVPENLGSCSDSKSEISDVISKDTAIPVQESKEEDEHDSMKNEKCKESGACNDAAEKSPSCETVEKEEDANKNPEQQVASPVAESSGEKTVQENATEEQKSIVEEKKRVLRARDKAKKNEKGQTSSSKERNDNSKGKSDEDNVQKKQSGQQNDVEEDLAEEKMENPSTNAEDPEESQNNGDPETNDLERQARTRRSRESKRRKDEHLASLKSKRSKREVRRSDQQNKEETLLDNEVATINENNQSYLSKYGGGAECATNFRGFSEGGRGSLEKHDNIADSARSKSENDLVIAKEPEVNCDDRLSRNLSQNHVTKQDQKIDILDAQQDKSAKTPETSQKDSDETSTSGESSSSVNVAVKILETPEDKAKKESILRLLGLESLEKAAERMNHQKAKKEQYTGTLKTVIRVQKEKERDKRRSRSPLKMVLKQGRGDGEGDSPEFYTIQKEFGTSGLGDSSSGANRKFSTNHRHSCDEDNEDAAPKDRQSLVIPEKSSSFSIHPGRLCADVCCYCFGKFGSLDTPMHLAQMKSDERRKKILNIERHLTKDSCLCDACYRHVDRKANTSPTNMQTKPQKQHRQLMVSKCSARDCRDAARHHVKRRWLLKIKAGLQKQVDIDWESSQHTSMSFCVGHYSKIERFLTCALCKRRLARNYTHQLANAETDELNQRLGQQGVPVVLAAGTFVCKLCRYFTQLQLKYKDVENMNMSHRSFFKNYRKRILHYHDIKVLDNEDDELSSQNQSKDKEKRKKNKCPPQSKTGITKFPDATANSSTEKTMPELTKVEGTISETDNENRTTKTNSTDDGMVPGVVQFLGLESTVEKLKKRKLLEMHPYNPSDATIPCENPSEVVEILAMDKEVTLTRLPKRPRTNNDITPVVQRLGANPSISVRTLFPGEEEMNLHANVEFANVREITPQGWEKCATMIQYDRDTKLLWQELQRPYGNQSSFLRHLILLEKYYRSGDLVLAPNASRNAINYSTSVQNRLISYEGPEKMDEPIMEPIASEYHNSRRLSGGYVLERDRLGVPGTSTMKTATTTTTTSQGTKGSPSRVLKLNPGVSIIKKPPPNLQRLNLPSTSSATNGNVKRKDVQKPAPASAGGGKVFQLSEPEYKRLQTLKKQKQLLSEKSMSPGTVTGAGAAAGSSSTSPPNLKSTQYQKAQQLAAHTQFQKHLRMQQEMLSRQSRGDFEPLICDVRSLANENSPTQNLLHNLNLPKSIQVTTKSSNQIPILPKIPKSLTVIPQTVTRPADK; the protein is encoded by the exons ATGGCATCCAGGGAAAAGAAACCCTTAGCGCCTTCCAAAGCAAAACAGAAGGCGAACAATGATAGTGGTTTGtcgacgaatgaaattaaaagcaGAAAGGGTAAGACATTGTCGAATCTGAGACAGCAGCAACTAGCACGCGATATCTTGGAGGCTGTGGCTACGGGTAGTCAGCTTCCTCCGAAATTAGAGGCGACCCTGCCACGCAAGAAGGTCCTAAGGAATCTCAAGCGTAAGCAGAAGCTGAGAGTAGCGAAAGCGAATCTCATCAAGTCCAAAGTTCCGAGGAAGGTGGCGAACAGAAATTTATGCAGACTAACATCGGACGTCAAGAAGAGCGTAAGAACGAAAAGAGTGAAGCTTGCTGAGGAGAGCGGTGCTAAGACGtttgataataattcaaaGGTTTTAGAGCAACAAATAAACGATATAGATATTGAGGGTACAGGGACAGAAACGATTAATAGAAGTGCCAAGAATAATCTCAGGACCAAAAAGAccaaatttataacaaaaagtagtgaagaaatagaaaacgaGGATACTCAAGATAAAGACACAGATTCCATTGCCGGATCCAGTAGTAAGAACAGTCCGAAATTGAGCAGAAAGGGGAGAGGTTTGGAAAGTCCAGATCTTTTGACGAAGAGCGTTAAATCGACGAAATTCCCTGGATTCAAAAGAAGTACGATCAGGGATAAGGACGGTTGCACCAAGAATATAGAAGGAGATATCAAAAGTACGAAAGGTAGGAAGAGTAATAGCAAAGATACGGATTTCGGTAAAGTGTCGAACGTCGAcacgaaatattcgaaatctCTTCTGGAGGCTAAAAGTTCCATAGATCTTACCATTGACGAGGTAATAGCTTCGATGTTGAGCGATTCGGAAATAGACGGTCAACAGGGGGTAACAGAGAAAATCGAGGGAAAAGTAACAAGAAGTAGAAAAATGCTGGTAGAGGACAACATAGTTACTGACATTGAAATTAAGAAGGAACCGGACAGGGAGGAGGCCAAAAGCATATCCGATGGAGAAAATTTAGGTACAGATACATTTCAAAACGCGATTCAATTGCGGAAACGGTCGAGCACGTCGATAGGCCAACGAAGTTTACGAAACGGTAAACTGCGGCAATCGGACTCCGGCTTGTCCACCGATCTGGATCAAAAGAGGCGTCGTAGATTAAACTCGGATGATCCCG AGTCTAGCGGCAGCGATCCTCAAACGATACTCCCGACAGCCAAAGATGAGGCCTCTTTGAAGCAGGAACAGCTGAAGAATTGCGACGACAGTTCCCAGAATGGATCGGAAACAGAGAACAATAATAACAGTGATCGAGTAGATAGAGTTAGTGAGATAGGGCCCACTCTGCGTTCAAAAACTAAAGCCAAAAGTACAGAGGCCGATGTGAAaaatgacaatattaaaacagATTATACGAGAGTAGCACCTAAGAGTACAGAAGCGCAGGAAGACGTAAAGAAAGTAAGCAATTTAGATCACGTTAGGAAGGATAATATTTTAGCAAAGTTCGCGGACAAGTCCAAAAGCCGACGGAGTAGTTTAAACATAGATATGAAGAAGACGGTTAACTCTTTTTATAGTACAGAGAAGTCGGATGGGAATCCGAAGTCTCAGATCGATCAAATGATAGAGAACATCAAGCTGACTATCGCGAAGTCGATCGAGAACAAGATATTCGGGCCGGAGAAGGGTCTCGGGTTGAGCAAGAATTTCGAGGTACCGAAAATCGAGGAGATCGTTGCGCCGTTGAGCGCCGAGTCCCAGAAGCTGGGCCTCGAGGAGAACACGGACGAGGATAAATCAGCTAATACGAAAAACGAGATGAAATCAGATAACTCCGAAACAAATTCAGTACCAAAAGTGGCTGACACTGCCAAAGAAATTGAGAAACTAGTCATGGGCGATATCGAGCCAGCAGAAACTCATTCACAAAACATTCAAGAAAGCGAATCCCACGAGACTGACGAGAACAATAGCATgcacaacaacaataataataacaacaacaacgctTCCGAGTCTGTACAAGTTACAGAAAACAGTACCGAGAATAATTGCAAAACAGTGGAGCAGCATGATGAACCGAACGAGACCTCTGCCGTGAACGAAGAGCCTGAGAAATGTTCGGAACAAACGGACGATCAGACGGCGAAGACGTTGGAGGACGCTAAGAAAACGATCGCCATTAGGAAATCGCCCAGAATAAGCGACAAAGGTTCTCCGGACAGTAGCGAGACTAAGAAGTTAGGGAAAGTAGCAAACGGCAAACCGGTTCAAAAACCAGACCACGGTGACGATCTTCCACGGGATGATTCGTCTAAATCTGCTTCCGAAAAGACTGTCTCGAACGAAGAGCAAACGAAAGAGGTTGCCGAGCCTTCCAAGCCTTCCGACGAATCTGTTTCCTCCGCGGCAACCGGCAATAGCATCGAAGACGTGGTCGCGCAACTCGAAGAAAGTATACAGGAGGAAGATAAATCGAATGAGACCCTTGAAAACGAACCCGAGAATATCTGGGATATTTCCGTAAATTCGGAGGAAGGAGAAACGTTGGAGAGTATTTCGAAGGAAGTGGAGAGACTGGTGGCAAGAGATCAGCCGGGCAATCAGCCGGAAACGGACACGGGGAGCGTACCAGATAAAGAGGAGTTGAGTGTGAAAGACACGGACGAGCCCTCCGCGCCTCAGACAGCGTCAAGCGTTAGCGAACAGGAAACAACTGTAAATAACATAGTCGCCGAACTGGAGGATGAAAGTATTGTGCAAGAGACACCCGAGGCAACCGAGAATGCCAAAGAAGCTGAAGCACCGACCACCGTGGATGAGCAGGACACGAAAAATGATAGGAATAGTTGTCAAGTACCGGAGAACCTTGGCTCGTGTTCAGATTCGAAATCTGAAATCTCTGATGTGATCTCCAAAGATACTGCAATTCCTGTTCAAGAGAGTAAAGAGGAGGATGAGCACGATAGCATGAAGAACGAGAAATGTAAAGAGAGCGGCGCGTGTAATGATGCGGCAGAGAAAAGTCCAAGTTGCGAGACGGTGGAAAAGGAAGAAGACGCGAACAAGAATCCAGAGCAACAGGTTGCATCGCCGGTCGCGGAGAGTTCAGGCGAGAAGACGGTCCAGGAGAATGCAACGGAGGAACAGAAATCTATCGTCGAGGAGAAGAAGAGGGTGTTGAGGGCTCGAGATAAGgcgaagaaaaatgagaaaggGCAGACATCGTCGAGCAAGGAGCGCAATGACAATTCCAAGGGGAAAAGTGACGAGGACAATGTCCAGAAGAAACAGAGTGGACAGCAGAACGACGTTGAGGAAGACTTGGCAGAGGAGAAAATGGAAAACCCGTCGACTAACGCGGAGGATCCGGAAGAGAGCCAGAACAATGGTGACCCGGAAACTAACGACCTGGAGCGTCAAGCTCGCACTCGTCGCAGCAGAGAATCGAAAAGACGTAAAGACGAACACTTGGCTTCCCTGAAGAGCAAAAGATCGAAGCGAGAGGTGCGAAGATCTGATCAACAGAACAAGGAGGAAACGCTGCTCGACAACGAGGTAGCCACGATCAACGAGAACAACCAATCGTACTTGAGCAAATATGGTGGTGGGGCGGAATGCGCCACCAACTTCAGAGGATTCTCCGAGGGAGGCAGAGGGAGTCTGGAGAAGCACGATAACATTGCGGACAGTGCGCGCAGCAAGTCGGAGAACGATCTGGTGATCGCGAAGGAGCCTGAAGTTAATTGCGACGACAGGTTATCTAGGAATCTGTCGCAGAACCATGTGACGAAACAAGATCAGAAGATCGACATTCTGGACGCGCAGCAGGACAAGTCTGCAAAGACGCCGGAGACATCTCAAAAGGACTCGGACGAGACATCGACGTCTGGCGAATCGTCCAGCAGCGTGAACGTCGCGGTCAAGATCCTGGAAACGCCCGAAGACAAGGCCAAGAAAGAATCCATCCTGCGATTGCTGGGTCTCGAATCCCTGGAGAAGGCTGCGGAGAGGATGAACCATCAAAAAGCCAAGAAAGAACAATATACTGGTACCTTGAAGACCGTGATCAGAGtgcaaaaagaaaaggagagggACAAGAGACGGTCCAGATCACCGTTGAAGATGGTGTTGAAACAAGGTCGCGGAGACGGCGAAGGCGATTCACCAGAGTTTTACACCATTCAAAAGGAG TTTGGAACCAGTGGTTTGGGCGATAGCAGCTCTGGTGCGAACCGAAAGTTCTCTACTAACCACAGACACTCTTGCG ACGAAGACAACGAGGACGCTGCTCCGAAGGATCGCCAGTCTCTCGTGATTCCAGAGAAGTCCTCCTCGTTCTCTATTCACCCCGGACGACTCTGCGCGGACGTCTGTTGCTATTGCTTCGGAAAGTTCGGATCCTTGGACACGCCGATGCATCTGGCTCAAATGAAGTCGGACGAGAGACGCAAAAAGATTCTGAATATTGAAAGACACCTCACGAAGGACTCCTGCTTGTGCGACGCGTGTTACCGCCATGTCGACAGAAAG GCGAACACTAGTCCAACGAATATGCAAACAAAACCACAGAAGCAACACCGACAGCTAATGGTGTCCAAGTGTTCGGCACGTGACTGCAGAGACGCTGCGAGGCACCACGTGAAACGCCGCTGGTTGTTGAAGATAAAAGCCGGTTTGCAAAAGCAG GTGGATATCGATTGGGAATCCAGCCAGCATACGTCTATGTCGTTTTGCGTCGGTCATTACTCGAAGATAGAGCGATTCTTGACCTGCGCCCTCTGCAAACGCCGGCTAGCGAGAAACTATACTCATCAGCTGGCGAATGCGGAGACCGACGAACTTAACCAACGACTAGGACAACAAGGTGTTCCTGTTGTATTAGCCGCTGGTACCTTCGTCTGCAAGCTGTGCCGCTACTTCACGCAGCTCCAGCTCAAATACAAGGACGTCGAGAACATGAATATGAGTCATCGGTCCTTCTTCAAGAATTATCGCAAGAG AATTCTACACTACCACGACATCAAGGTTCTGGACAACGAGGATGACGAACTGTCGTCGCAAAACCAGTCGAAGGACAAAGAGAAACGCAAAAAGAATAAATGCCCTCCGCAGTCGAAGACTGGAATCACCAAGTTCCCGGATGCCACGGCCAACTCCTCCACGGAGAAGACGATGCCAGAGCTGACCAAGGTCGAGGGAACCATTTCCGAGACGGACAACGAGAATCGTACGACGAAAACGAATTCGACGGACGATGGGATGGTGCCCGGTGTCGTGCAGTTCCTCGGCCTCGAGAGCACGGTGGAGAAGCTGAAGAAACGTAAACTGCTCGAGATGCATCCGTACAACCCATCGGACGCGACGATACCTTGCGAGAACCCGAGCGAGGTGGTGGAGATCCTTGCAATGGACAAAGAGGTGACTCTAACCAGATTGCCAAAGAGACCGAGGACGAACAACGACATCACGCCCGTGGTACAACGACTGGGCGCCAATCCTTCGATCAGCGTGCGCACCTTGTTCCCCGGCGAAGAGGAGATGAACCTACACGCAAACGTCGAGTTCGCGAACGTGCGGGAGATCACTCCTCAGGGCTGGGAGAAGTGCGCTACCATGATACAATACGATCGAGACACCAAGCTGCTCTGGCAGGAGTTGCAGAGACCGTACGGCAACCAGAGCTCGTTCCTTAGACATCTGATACTTTTAGAGAAATATTACAGATCCGGCGACCTTGTATTGGCTCCGAACGCTTCCCGGAACGCGATCAACTACTCGACGTCCGTTCAGAACAGACTGATATCCTACGAAGGTCCGGAGAAGATGGACGAGCCGATCATGGAGCCAATTGCCTCGGAGTACCACAACTCGCGACGCCTAAGCGGCGGCTACGTGCTCGAGAGGGATCGGTTGGGCGTGCCCGGGACGAGCACCATGAAGACCGCCACGACGACCACGACGACCTCGCAGGGAACGAAAGGTAGCCCGTCGCGAGTTCTCAAGTTGAACCCCGGCGTGTCGATCATCAAGAAACCGCCACCCAACTTGCAACGATTGAACCTGCCGTCCACTAGCAGCGCGACGAACGGGAACGTGAAACGAAAAGACGTCCAAAAGCCGGCGCCGGCCTCTGCCGGGGGCGGCAAGGTATTTCAGCTGAGCGAGCCGGAGTACAAGCGTCTGCAGACGTTGAAGAAGCAAAAGCAATTGCTCTCGGAAAAGTCGATGAGCCCCGGAACGGTAACCGGGGCCGGCGCCGCAGCCGGCTCGAGTTCAACCTCGCCGCCGAATCTGAAGTCGACGCAGTACCAGAAGGCGCAACAACTCGCCGCGCACACTCAGTTCCAGAAACACCTGAGGATGCAGCAGGAGATGCTTAGCCGGCAGAGCAGAGGCGACTTCGAGCCGTTGATCTGCGACGTGCGCTCGTTGGCGAACGAGAACAGCCCGACGCAGAATCTGCTGCACAACCTGAACCTGCCGAAATCGATACAGGTCACCACCAAGTCCTCCAACCAGATCCCGATATTGCCGAAGATCCCGAAGTCGCTGACGGTGATACCGCAGACCGTCACGAGACCCGCCGACAAATGA